A single region of the Solwaraspora sp. WMMD406 genome encodes:
- a CDS encoding MMPL family transporter, producing MATSIGSRLTAIICGRWSAWAMLLAAVAFSGLVVTFADEPRTGNEPTGALPDTAESVQVAELRRQLPDGQLNPALVVYSRDGQPLTADDEDVIDTSRATFADQAVGGDVGPTVFAPDRTAALVAVPLPAEIDPVALGDIVDQLRADARADLPAGLTAQVTGGAGFTADVAAAFDGANVTLLAVTVAVVATLLLITYRSPWLWLVPLAVVGTADVVSNGLIAIVSRAIDLRIDPSTTGIVDVLVFGAGTNYALLLIARYREELRREPDRRLALRRALGSAGPAITASALTVVLSLLTLLAAVLANDRAIGVAGAVGITTAMLYGLIVLPAALSVCGRGLFWPFVPRPGQPDPTRTGIWARAGTLVSRRPRTVLAGSLLLLAVLATGLFDARIGLSRTEQFRVSAESIDGLATLSRSFPPGTADPVVVVTDPARADAVLDAATGVDGVAGARPADGSEDLAVIEVVLTAEPDSAQSYQAIRDLRAAVGAVPDADALVGGTVATNLDTREAALRDLRVVVPLVLIVVLLVLILLLRSLVAPLILVGTVVATFFAALGAATTLFTQVLGYPALDTNVPLLAFLFLVALGVDYNIFLTTRAREETPTAGTRQGMRTALAVTGGVITSAGILLAAVFAVLGVLPLVTLTEIGIIVGFGVLLDTLLVRTLLVPAIAMVIGRRFWWPSRLARQPEPVDEVGHDHRPPTLTDADTVRA from the coding sequence ATGGCCACATCGATCGGATCCCGCCTGACCGCGATCATCTGCGGCAGATGGAGCGCCTGGGCGATGCTGCTCGCGGCGGTCGCCTTCTCCGGCCTGGTCGTCACCTTCGCCGACGAGCCACGCACTGGCAACGAACCCACCGGAGCCCTCCCCGACACGGCCGAATCCGTCCAGGTCGCCGAGCTGCGCCGGCAACTCCCCGACGGACAACTGAACCCGGCCCTGGTGGTCTACTCCCGCGACGGCCAGCCACTCACCGCCGACGACGAAGACGTGATCGACACCTCCCGCGCCACGTTCGCCGACCAAGCCGTCGGCGGCGACGTCGGCCCCACCGTCTTCGCCCCCGATCGGACCGCCGCCCTGGTCGCCGTACCGCTCCCCGCCGAAATCGATCCGGTAGCGCTCGGCGACATCGTCGACCAACTCCGCGCCGACGCCCGCGCCGACCTGCCGGCCGGACTCACCGCCCAGGTCACCGGCGGCGCGGGCTTCACGGCCGACGTCGCCGCCGCGTTCGACGGCGCCAACGTCACCCTGCTCGCGGTGACCGTCGCCGTCGTCGCCACCCTGCTGCTGATCACCTACCGCAGCCCCTGGCTCTGGCTGGTGCCACTGGCCGTCGTCGGGACCGCCGACGTCGTCAGCAACGGACTGATCGCCATCGTCAGTCGCGCCATCGACCTGCGCATCGACCCGTCCACCACCGGCATCGTCGACGTCCTCGTCTTCGGTGCCGGCACCAACTACGCCCTGCTGCTCATCGCCCGCTACCGCGAGGAACTCCGCCGCGAACCCGACCGGCGACTGGCCCTGCGCCGCGCACTCGGCTCCGCCGGACCGGCGATCACCGCCAGCGCGCTCACCGTCGTGCTGAGCCTGCTGACCCTGCTCGCCGCCGTACTCGCCAACGACCGCGCCATCGGCGTCGCCGGCGCCGTCGGCATCACCACCGCCATGCTGTACGGCCTGATCGTCCTGCCCGCCGCGCTGTCGGTCTGCGGCCGCGGCCTGTTCTGGCCGTTCGTGCCCCGCCCCGGACAACCCGACCCCACCCGTACCGGGATCTGGGCCAGAGCCGGCACCCTGGTGTCCCGCCGCCCCCGCACCGTCCTGGCCGGATCACTGCTGCTGCTGGCGGTCCTCGCCACCGGACTGTTCGACGCCCGGATCGGACTCAGCAGGACCGAACAGTTCCGGGTCAGCGCCGAATCCATCGACGGCCTGGCCACCCTGTCCCGCTCCTTCCCGCCCGGCACCGCCGACCCGGTCGTCGTCGTCACCGACCCGGCCCGCGCCGACGCGGTGCTCGACGCGGCAACCGGCGTCGACGGCGTGGCCGGTGCCCGGCCCGCCGACGGCAGCGAAGACCTGGCCGTCATCGAGGTGGTCCTCACCGCCGAACCGGACAGCGCACAGAGCTACCAGGCGATCCGTGACCTACGGGCCGCCGTCGGCGCCGTACCCGACGCCGACGCCCTGGTCGGCGGAACGGTCGCGACGAACCTGGACACCCGCGAGGCCGCCCTGCGGGACCTGCGGGTCGTCGTCCCGCTGGTGCTGATCGTGGTCCTGCTGGTGCTGATCCTGCTGCTGCGGTCGCTGGTCGCCCCGCTGATCCTGGTCGGCACCGTCGTCGCCACCTTCTTCGCCGCCCTCGGCGCCGCCACCACCCTGTTCACCCAGGTCCTGGGCTATCCGGCACTCGACACCAACGTGCCGTTGCTGGCCTTCCTGTTCCTCGTGGCGCTCGGCGTGGACTACAACATCTTCCTGACCACCCGCGCCCGGGAAGAGACCCCGACCGCCGGCACCCGGCAGGGGATGCGCACCGCCCTGGCCGTCACCGGCGGAGTGATCACCAGCGCCGGGATCCTGCTCGCCGCCGTCTTCGCCGTCCTCGGCGTACTCCCGCTGGTCACTCTGACCGAGATCGGGATCATCGTCGGCTTCGGCGTCCTGCTCGACACCCTGCTGGTCCGGACCCTGCTGGTGCCGGCGATCGCCATGGTCATCGGCCGCCGGTTCTGGTGGCCGAGCCGCCTCGCCCGCCAGCCCGAACCCGTCGACGAAGTCGGGCACGACCACCGCCCACCGACGCTGACCGACGCCGACACGGTCCGCGCGTGA
- a CDS encoding peptidoglycan recognition family protein, whose amino-acid sequence MGIWTDLATWRGPTVNSGNGTGALNEPADRLDEHRGIVVHIAAGYFEGTIAWQRNPTSRVSSHFVVAKDGRIAQMVDTEIRAWTQRAGNRAWLSIENEGFLPDRLTPQQLEANAQLLARSHREHGIPIRNASSPDERGLGHHSMGAEHGFDWGHSQCPGPAIVAQKPAIVARAQQLNPPPTPQRPRWIIDDLDDPGDTVMYLVQCTTQTPNPIFVVHDSGKVRHIGPAELAYLRSLTGDQTVSTITESEPGACARLLAEARVSQGFLQN is encoded by the coding sequence ATGGGAATCTGGACCGATCTCGCCACCTGGCGGGGTCCCACCGTCAACAGCGGAAACGGCACCGGTGCCCTGAACGAACCGGCCGACCGACTCGACGAACACCGGGGCATCGTGGTGCACATCGCCGCCGGCTACTTCGAAGGCACCATCGCCTGGCAGCGTAACCCGACGTCACGGGTGTCGTCGCACTTCGTGGTCGCCAAGGACGGCCGGATCGCGCAGATGGTGGACACCGAGATTCGGGCATGGACCCAACGTGCCGGTAACCGCGCCTGGCTGAGCATCGAGAACGAGGGGTTCCTGCCCGACCGGCTGACCCCGCAGCAGCTGGAGGCGAACGCGCAGCTGCTGGCCCGCTCGCACCGCGAGCACGGCATCCCGATCCGTAACGCGAGCAGTCCCGACGAGCGTGGACTCGGTCACCACAGCATGGGTGCCGAGCACGGCTTCGACTGGGGTCACAGCCAGTGTCCCGGCCCGGCGATCGTCGCGCAGAAGCCGGCCATCGTCGCTCGCGCCCAGCAACTCAACCCGCCGCCGACGCCACAGCGTCCGCGGTGGATCATCGACGACCTCGACGACCCGGGAGACACCGTCATGTACCTCGTGCAGTGCACCACCCAGACCCCGAACCCGATCTTCGTCGTCCACGACAGCGGCAAGGTCCGGCACATCGGCCCGGCGGAACTCGCCTACCTGCGGAGCCTGACCGGCGACCAGACGGTGTCGACGATCACCGAGTCCGAGCCGGGTGCGTGCGCGCGGCTGCTCGCCGAGGCCCGGGTGTCCCAGGGCTTCCTGCAGAACTGA
- the typA gene encoding translational GTPase TypA — MQTRSDLRNVAIIAHVDHGKTTLVDAMLRQGGQLHARAELPDRAMDSMDLEREKGITILAKNTAITYVSDQGEPVVINIIDTPGHADFGGEVERGLTMVDGVVLLVDASEGPLPQTRFVLRKALRARLPIILVINKVDRPDARIKEVVDDTYELFLDLDADEEQIDFPIVYACARDGIASLTQPADGSVPDDSDNLEPLFRTLLETIPAPAFDPEAPLQAHVTNLDASPFLGRLALCRVRQGTIRKGQTVAWCRTDGSLQKVRISELLMTEGLERKPAESAGPGDIMAVAGIPDIMIGETLADADDPRPLPLITVDEPAISMTIGTNTSPLAGKVKGSKVTARLVKDRLDRELIGNVSLRVLPTERPDAWEVQGRGELALAILVEQMRREQYELTVGKPQVVTREIDGRTCEPVERLTIDAPEEYLGAITQLLATRKGRMEQLVNHGTGWIRMEWLVPARALIGFRTEFLTETRGTGILHHVFESYEPWFGELRTRPTGSLVADRTGVATSFAMFNLQERGSLFVEPGTPVYEGMLVGENSRADDMDVNITKEKKLTNMRSSTADELERLVPPRKLSLEQALEFCREDECVEVTPEAVRLRKVVLDQTARARSAARRKHQG; from the coding sequence ATGCAGACCCGCTCCGATCTCCGCAACGTGGCCATCATCGCGCATGTCGACCACGGCAAAACCACCCTGGTCGACGCGATGCTGCGCCAGGGCGGCCAACTGCACGCCCGTGCGGAGCTGCCCGACCGGGCCATGGACTCGATGGACCTGGAACGGGAAAAGGGCATCACGATCCTGGCGAAGAACACCGCGATCACGTACGTGTCGGACCAGGGCGAACCCGTGGTGATCAACATCATCGACACCCCGGGACACGCCGACTTCGGCGGCGAGGTGGAACGCGGCCTGACCATGGTCGACGGCGTCGTACTCCTGGTCGACGCCAGCGAAGGTCCACTCCCCCAGACCCGGTTCGTGCTCCGCAAGGCGTTGCGGGCCCGCCTTCCGATCATCCTGGTGATCAACAAGGTGGACCGACCGGACGCCCGGATCAAAGAGGTCGTCGACGACACCTACGAACTCTTCCTCGACCTGGACGCCGACGAGGAACAGATCGACTTCCCGATCGTGTACGCCTGTGCCCGCGACGGCATCGCCTCCCTGACCCAGCCCGCCGACGGATCGGTGCCCGACGACAGCGACAACCTCGAACCGCTGTTCCGGACCCTGCTGGAAACGATCCCCGCGCCCGCGTTCGACCCCGAGGCTCCGCTGCAGGCACACGTCACCAACCTCGACGCCTCGCCGTTCCTCGGCCGGCTGGCGCTGTGCCGGGTCCGGCAGGGCACCATCCGCAAGGGCCAGACCGTCGCCTGGTGCCGCACCGACGGCAGCCTGCAGAAGGTGCGCATCTCCGAGCTGCTGATGACCGAGGGCCTGGAACGCAAGCCCGCCGAGTCCGCCGGGCCGGGCGACATCATGGCGGTCGCCGGCATCCCCGACATCATGATCGGCGAAACCCTCGCCGACGCCGACGACCCCCGGCCGCTGCCGCTGATCACCGTGGACGAGCCGGCGATCTCAATGACCATCGGCACCAACACCTCGCCGCTGGCCGGCAAGGTCAAAGGCTCGAAGGTCACCGCCCGGCTGGTCAAGGACCGGCTGGATCGCGAACTGATCGGCAACGTCTCGCTACGGGTGCTGCCCACCGAACGCCCGGACGCCTGGGAGGTCCAGGGCCGTGGCGAGCTGGCGCTCGCCATCCTGGTCGAGCAGATGCGCCGCGAGCAGTACGAACTGACCGTCGGCAAGCCGCAGGTGGTGACCCGCGAGATCGACGGACGGACCTGCGAGCCGGTGGAGCGGCTGACCATCGACGCACCCGAGGAATACCTCGGGGCCATCACCCAGCTGCTGGCCACCCGCAAGGGCCGGATGGAGCAGCTGGTCAACCACGGCACCGGCTGGATCCGGATGGAGTGGCTGGTGCCGGCGCGCGCGCTGATCGGCTTCCGGACCGAGTTCCTCACCGAGACCCGGGGCACCGGCATCCTGCACCACGTCTTCGAGTCCTACGAGCCGTGGTTCGGCGAGCTGCGGACCCGGCCGACCGGGTCGCTGGTCGCCGACCGGACCGGCGTGGCGACCAGCTTCGCCATGTTCAACCTGCAGGAACGCGGCTCCCTGTTCGTCGAACCGGGCACCCCGGTCTACGAGGGCATGCTGGTCGGCGAGAACTCGCGGGCCGACGACATGGACGTCAACATCACCAAGGAGAAGAAGCTCACCAACATGCGCTCGTCCACCGCCGACGAGCTGGAACGCTTGGTGCCGCCCCGCAAGCTGTCGCTGGAGCAGGCGCTGGAGTTCTGCCGCGAGGACGAGTGCGTGGAGGTCACCCCGGAGGCGGTACGGCTGCGCAAGGTGGTGCTCGACCAGACGGCCCGGGCCCGGTCGGCGGCGCGCCGCAAGCACCAGGGCTGA